In Sciurus carolinensis chromosome 17, mSciCar1.2, whole genome shotgun sequence, one genomic interval encodes:
- the Sbno2 gene encoding protein strawberry notch homolog 2 isoform X2, translating into MSQLRFCLQFAALNEDASYLEDLSNASIFSSSIDSLSDIADTPDFLPADSLSQVPTIWDVSTASSAHNKLFLHSGPFSGLEDPVPPLPSTPLLVSYQSQSQPEEEDEVDEEEEAEELGHAETYADYVPSKSKLGKQHPDRVVETSTLSSVPPPDITYTLALPTSDSGALSALQLEAITYACQQHEVLLPSGQRAGFLIGDGAGVGKGRTVAGIIVENYLRGRKKALWFSVSNDLKYDAERDLRDIEAPGIAVHALSKIKYGDHTASEGVLFATYSALIGESQAGGQHRTRLRQILQWCGEAFEGVIVFDECHKAKNASSTKMGKAVLDLQSKLPLARVVYASATGASEPRNMIYMSRLGIWGEGTPFRTFEEFLHAIEKRGVGAMEIVAMDMKVSGMYIARQLSFSGVTFRIEEIPLSPAFERVYNRAALLWAEALGVFQQAADWVGLESRKSLWGQFWSAHQRFFKYLCVAAKVGRLVELAREELAQDKCVVIGLQSTGEARTREVLDENEGHLDCFVSAAEGVFLSLIQKHFPSTRRKRDRGAGKRRRRPRGRGVKVPRLALEGTGVIRISDDSSTESEAGLDSDFNSSPESLVDDDVVIVDTTGLPTDDRGPMCPQQRDLHGPGVLERVERLKQGLLAKVRALGRELPVNTLDELIDQLGGPERVAEMTGRKGRVVSRPDGTVAFESRAEQGLSIDHVNLREKQRFMSGEKLVAIISEASSSGVSLQADRRVKNQRRRVHMTLELPWSADRAIQQFGRTHRSNQVSAPEYVFLISELAGERRFASIVAKRLESLGALTHGDRRATESRDLSKYNFENKYGARALSRVLSTILSQTDSKVPLPRGYPGGDAAFFRDMKQGLLSVGIGGRESRSGCLDVEKDCSITKFLNRILGLEVHKQNALFQYFSDTFDHLIEMDKKEGRYDMGILDLAPGIDEIYEESQQVFLAPGHPQDGQVVFYKISVDRGLKWEEAFAKSLELTGPYDGFYLSYKVRGNKPSCLLAEQNRGKQFTVYKPNIGRQSQLETWDSLCRKFRQVTAEEAREHWESGYAFSLTHCSHTAWNQHCRLVQEGKDCAQGLRLRHHYMLCGALLRVWGRIAAVMADVSSSSYLQIVRLKTKDKKKQVGIKIPESCVRRVLQELRQMDADVKRRSACPAGLPAPRPPTPRALALPYGPGEVLDLTYSPPAEAFPPPPHFAFPAPRPDPSALLLGTRHSMADPAALAHQGCDINFKEVLEDMLRSLHAGPPEPPGPLVGAGAAGAERQSVIQFSPPFPNS; encoded by the exons ATGTCCCAGCTGCGCTTCTGCCTGCAGTTTGCAGCTCTCAACGAG GACGCGTCGTACCTCGAGGACCTCTCCAACGCCTCcatcttctcctcctccatcGACTCCCTGTCAGATATCGCAGACACGCCTGACTTCCTGCCAGCGGACAGCCTCAGCCAGGTGCCCACCATCTGGGACGTGAGCACTGCCTCCTCCGCCCACAACAAG CTGTTCCTGCACAGCGGGCCCTTTTCAGGCCTGGAGGACCCTGTGCCCCCGCTCCCCAGCACTCCGCTCCTCGTCAGCTACCAG TCACAGAGCCAGCCCGAGGAAGAGGACGAAGTGGACGAGGAAGAGGAGGCCGAAGAGCTGGGTCACGCAGAGACCTATGCCGACTACGTGCCGTCCAAAT CCAAGCTTGGGAAGCAGCACCCAGACCGTGTCGTGGAGACCAGCACACTGTCCAGCGTCCCTCCACCAGACATCACCTACACCCTGGCGCTGCCCACCTCAGACAGCGGGGCCCTGTCTGCCCTGCAGCTGGAGGCCATCACCTACGCCTGCCAG CAACACGAGGTCCTGCTGCCCAGTGGGCAGCGCGCGGGATTCCTCATCGGAGACGGTGCTGGCGTGGGCAAGGGCCGGACAGTGGCTGGCATCATCGTGGAGAACTACCTGCGTGGCAGGAAGAAGGCCCTGTG GTTCAGTGTCTCCAACGACCTCAAGTACGACGCGGAGCGGGACCTGCGGGACATCGAGGCTCCGGGCATCGCGGTGCACGCGCTGAGCAAG ATCAAGTACGGCGACCACACAGCCTCGGAGGGCGTCCTCTTCGCCACCTACTCCGCCCTGATTGGGGAGAGCCAGGCTGGCGGGCAGCACCGCACGCGGCTGCGGCAGATCCTCCAGTGGTGCGGGGAGGCCTTCGAGGGCGTG ATTGTGTTTGACGAGTGCCACAAGGCCAAGAACGCCAGCTCCACCAAGATGGGCAAGGCCGTGCTGGACCTGCAGAGCAAGCTGCCCCTGGCCAGGGTGGTCTACGCCAGCGCCACAG GTGCCTCTGAGCCGCGGAACATGATCTACATGAGCCGCCTGGGCATCTGGGGCGAAGGCACGCCCTTCCGGACCTTCGAGGAGTTCCTGCACGCCATCGAGAAGAG GGGTGTGGGTGCCATGGAGATCGTGGCCATGGACATGAAGGTCAGCGGCATGTACATCGCGCGCCAGCTCAGCTTCTCCGGAGTCACCTTCCGCATCGAGGAGATCCCGCTGTCCCCAGCCTTCGAGCGGGTGTACAACCGTGCAGCCCTGCTG TGGGCCGAGGCCCTGGGCGTGTTCCAGCAGGCGGCCGACTGGGTGGGCCTGGAGTCGCGCAAGTCCCTGTGGGGCCAGTTCTGGTCAGCCCACCAGCGCTTCTTCAAGTACCTGTGCGTGGCCGCCAAGGTGGGGCGGCTAGTGGAGCTGGCCCGCGAGGAGCTGGCCCAAGACAAG TGTGTGGTCATCGGACTACAGTCCACAGGCGAGGCGCGGACCCGAGAGGTGCTGGACGAGAACGAGGGGCACCTGGACTGCTTTGTGTCTGCTGCTGA AGGCGTCTTCCTGTCACTCATCCAGAAGCACTTCCCCTCGACCCGGAGGAAGCGGGACAGAGGCGCAGGCAAGAGGAGAC GGCGGCCACGGGGCCGCGGGGTCAAGGTGCCCCGACTGGCACTGGAGGGGACTGGTGTGATCCGCATCAGCGATGACAGCAGCACCGAGTCGGAGGCCGGCCTGGACAGCGACTTCAACTCCTCCCCAGAGTCCCTGGTAGACGACGACGTGGTCATCGTGGACACCACTGGGCTCCCCACAGATGACCGAG GCCCCATgtgtccccagcagagggacCTGCATGGTCCTGGTGTCCTGGAACGGGTAGAGCGCTTGAAGCAGGGCCTCCTCGCCAAGGTGCGAGCACTGGGCCGGGAGCTGCCGGTCAACACCCTGGACGAGCTCATCGACCAGCTTGGGGGTCCTGAGCGAGTGGCAGAG ATGACCGGCAGGAAAGGCCGTGTTGTGTCCAGGCCTGATGGGACGGTGGCCTTCGAGTCGCGGGCAGAGCAGGGCCTGTCCATCGACCATGTGAACCTCAGGGAGAAGCAGCGCTTCATGAGTGGTGAGAAG CTTGTGGCCATCATCTCGGAGGCCTCGAGCTCCGGTGTCTCCCTCCAAGCCGACCGCAGGGTCAAGAACCAACGGCGGCGTGTGCACATGACCCTGGAGCTGCCCTGGAGCGCTGACCGTGCCATCCAGCAGTTTG GCCGCACCCACCGGTCCAACCAGGTCTCTGCGCCCGAGTACGTCTTCCTCATCTCTGAGCTGGCTGGGGAGCGCAGGTTCGCCTCCATCGTGGCCAAGCGGCTGGAGAGCCTG GGCGCCCTGACTCACGGAGACCGCCGTGCCACTGAGTCCCGTGACCTGAGCAAGTACAACTTTGAAAACAAG TACGGTGCCCGGGCCCTCAGCCGCGTCCTCAGCACCATCCTGAGCCAGACCGACAGCAAGGTGCCCCTGCCCCGCGGCTACCCTGGAGGGGATGCGGCCTTCTTCCGGG ACATGAAGCAAGGCCTGCTGTCAGTCGGCATTGGAGGGCGGGAGTCTCGGTCCGGCTGCCTGGATGTGGAGAAGG ACTGCTCCATCACCAAGTTCCTCAACCGCATCCTGGGGCTGGAGGTCCACAAGCAGAACGCACTCTTCCAGTACTTCTCAGACACCTTCGACCACCTCATCGAGATGGACAAGAAGGAGGGCAGATACGACATGGGCATCCTGG ACCTGGCTCCCGGCATTGATGAGATCTACGAGGAAAGTCAGCAGGTGTTCCTGGCCCCTGGGCACCCACAGGACGGGCAGGTGGTCTTCTATAAG ATCAGTGTGGACCGTGGCCTGAAGTGGGAGGAGGCGTTCGCCAAGTCGCTGGAGCTGACAGGCCCCTACGATGGCTTCTACCTCTCCTACAAG GTGCGAGGCAACAAGCCCAGCTGCCTCCTGGCCGAGCAGAACCGTGGCAAGCAGTTCACTGTGTACAAGCCCAACATCGGCCGGCAGAGCCAGCTGGAGACCTGGGACAGCCTGTGCCGCAAGTTCCGCCAG GTCACTGCAGAGGAGGCCCGGGAGCACTGGGAGAGCGGCTACGCCTTCTCGCTGACGCACTGCAGCCACACTGCGTG GAACCAGCACTGCCGGCTAGTGCAGGAGGGCAAGGACTGTGCGCAGGGCCTGCGACTGCGGCACCACTACATGCTGTGCGGGGCGCTGCTGCGCGTGTGGGGCCGCATCGCCGCCGTCATGGCCGACGTTAGCAGCAGCAGCTACTTGCAGATTGTGCGTCTGAAGACCAAGGACAAGAAGAAGCAAGTGG GCATCAAGATACCCGAGAGCTGCGTGCGCCGCGTGCTGCAAGAGCTGCGGCAGATGGACGCGGACGTCAAGCGCAGGAGCGCGTGCCCCGCCGgcctccctgcccccaggccGCCCACCCCGCGCGCGCTGGCCCTGCCCTACGGCCCCGGCGAGGTGCTCGACCTCACCTACAGCCCGCCGGCCGAGGCCTTCCCACCACCTCCACATTTTGCCTTCCCGGCGCCACGCCCAGACCCCAGTGCCCTGCTGCTGGGCACTCGGCACTCCATGGCTGACCCCGCCGCCCTGGCACATCAGGGCTGTGACATCAACTTCAAGGAGGTGCTGGAGGACATGCTGCGCTCCTTGCATGCTGGGCCTCCCGAGCCCCCGGGTCCGCTCGTGGGTGCGGGTGCCGCAGGCGCAGAGCGGCAGAGCGTCATCCAGTTCAGCCCGCCGTTTCCCAACTCCTAG
- the Sbno2 gene encoding protein strawberry notch homolog 2 isoform X1 yields the protein MLAVGLAMDGEYPQHEPPPAGSLLCPPSPLQNPLLHCPCPWWNSFPQAPYPAFSSESHQFTSSTSLLGSQPCSDTSYPPVATTPSFLPKSSDLPQDASYLEDLSNASIFSSSIDSLSDIADTPDFLPADSLSQVPTIWDVSTASSAHNKLFLHSGPFSGLEDPVPPLPSTPLLVSYQSQSQPEEEDEVDEEEEAEELGHAETYADYVPSKSKLGKQHPDRVVETSTLSSVPPPDITYTLALPTSDSGALSALQLEAITYACQQHEVLLPSGQRAGFLIGDGAGVGKGRTVAGIIVENYLRGRKKALWFSVSNDLKYDAERDLRDIEAPGIAVHALSKIKYGDHTASEGVLFATYSALIGESQAGGQHRTRLRQILQWCGEAFEGVIVFDECHKAKNASSTKMGKAVLDLQSKLPLARVVYASATGASEPRNMIYMSRLGIWGEGTPFRTFEEFLHAIEKRGVGAMEIVAMDMKVSGMYIARQLSFSGVTFRIEEIPLSPAFERVYNRAALLWAEALGVFQQAADWVGLESRKSLWGQFWSAHQRFFKYLCVAAKVGRLVELAREELAQDKCVVIGLQSTGEARTREVLDENEGHLDCFVSAAEGVFLSLIQKHFPSTRRKRDRGAGKRRRRPRGRGVKVPRLALEGTGVIRISDDSSTESEAGLDSDFNSSPESLVDDDVVIVDTTGLPTDDRGPMCPQQRDLHGPGVLERVERLKQGLLAKVRALGRELPVNTLDELIDQLGGPERVAEMTGRKGRVVSRPDGTVAFESRAEQGLSIDHVNLREKQRFMSGEKLVAIISEASSSGVSLQADRRVKNQRRRVHMTLELPWSADRAIQQFGRTHRSNQVSAPEYVFLISELAGERRFASIVAKRLESLGALTHGDRRATESRDLSKYNFENKYGARALSRVLSTILSQTDSKVPLPRGYPGGDAAFFRDMKQGLLSVGIGGRESRSGCLDVEKDCSITKFLNRILGLEVHKQNALFQYFSDTFDHLIEMDKKEGRYDMGILDLAPGIDEIYEESQQVFLAPGHPQDGQVVFYKISVDRGLKWEEAFAKSLELTGPYDGFYLSYKVRGNKPSCLLAEQNRGKQFTVYKPNIGRQSQLETWDSLCRKFRQVTAEEAREHWESGYAFSLTHCSHTAWNQHCRLVQEGKDCAQGLRLRHHYMLCGALLRVWGRIAAVMADVSSSSYLQIVRLKTKDKKKQVGIKIPESCVRRVLQELRQMDADVKRRSACPAGLPAPRPPTPRALALPYGPGEVLDLTYSPPAEAFPPPPHFAFPAPRPDPSALLLGTRHSMADPAALAHQGCDINFKEVLEDMLRSLHAGPPEPPGPLVGAGAAGAERQSVIQFSPPFPNS from the exons AATCCCCTCCTGCACTGTCCCTGCCCCTGGTGGAACAGCTTCCCACAGGCACCGTATCCAGCCTTCTCCAGCGAGAGCCA TCAGTTCACGAGCTCCACCTCCCTCCTCGGCAGCCAGCCCTGCTCGGACACCAGCTACCCCCCTGTGGCCACCACCCCCAGCTTCCTGCCAAAGAGCAGTGACTTGCCTCAG GACGCGTCGTACCTCGAGGACCTCTCCAACGCCTCcatcttctcctcctccatcGACTCCCTGTCAGATATCGCAGACACGCCTGACTTCCTGCCAGCGGACAGCCTCAGCCAGGTGCCCACCATCTGGGACGTGAGCACTGCCTCCTCCGCCCACAACAAG CTGTTCCTGCACAGCGGGCCCTTTTCAGGCCTGGAGGACCCTGTGCCCCCGCTCCCCAGCACTCCGCTCCTCGTCAGCTACCAG TCACAGAGCCAGCCCGAGGAAGAGGACGAAGTGGACGAGGAAGAGGAGGCCGAAGAGCTGGGTCACGCAGAGACCTATGCCGACTACGTGCCGTCCAAAT CCAAGCTTGGGAAGCAGCACCCAGACCGTGTCGTGGAGACCAGCACACTGTCCAGCGTCCCTCCACCAGACATCACCTACACCCTGGCGCTGCCCACCTCAGACAGCGGGGCCCTGTCTGCCCTGCAGCTGGAGGCCATCACCTACGCCTGCCAG CAACACGAGGTCCTGCTGCCCAGTGGGCAGCGCGCGGGATTCCTCATCGGAGACGGTGCTGGCGTGGGCAAGGGCCGGACAGTGGCTGGCATCATCGTGGAGAACTACCTGCGTGGCAGGAAGAAGGCCCTGTG GTTCAGTGTCTCCAACGACCTCAAGTACGACGCGGAGCGGGACCTGCGGGACATCGAGGCTCCGGGCATCGCGGTGCACGCGCTGAGCAAG ATCAAGTACGGCGACCACACAGCCTCGGAGGGCGTCCTCTTCGCCACCTACTCCGCCCTGATTGGGGAGAGCCAGGCTGGCGGGCAGCACCGCACGCGGCTGCGGCAGATCCTCCAGTGGTGCGGGGAGGCCTTCGAGGGCGTG ATTGTGTTTGACGAGTGCCACAAGGCCAAGAACGCCAGCTCCACCAAGATGGGCAAGGCCGTGCTGGACCTGCAGAGCAAGCTGCCCCTGGCCAGGGTGGTCTACGCCAGCGCCACAG GTGCCTCTGAGCCGCGGAACATGATCTACATGAGCCGCCTGGGCATCTGGGGCGAAGGCACGCCCTTCCGGACCTTCGAGGAGTTCCTGCACGCCATCGAGAAGAG GGGTGTGGGTGCCATGGAGATCGTGGCCATGGACATGAAGGTCAGCGGCATGTACATCGCGCGCCAGCTCAGCTTCTCCGGAGTCACCTTCCGCATCGAGGAGATCCCGCTGTCCCCAGCCTTCGAGCGGGTGTACAACCGTGCAGCCCTGCTG TGGGCCGAGGCCCTGGGCGTGTTCCAGCAGGCGGCCGACTGGGTGGGCCTGGAGTCGCGCAAGTCCCTGTGGGGCCAGTTCTGGTCAGCCCACCAGCGCTTCTTCAAGTACCTGTGCGTGGCCGCCAAGGTGGGGCGGCTAGTGGAGCTGGCCCGCGAGGAGCTGGCCCAAGACAAG TGTGTGGTCATCGGACTACAGTCCACAGGCGAGGCGCGGACCCGAGAGGTGCTGGACGAGAACGAGGGGCACCTGGACTGCTTTGTGTCTGCTGCTGA AGGCGTCTTCCTGTCACTCATCCAGAAGCACTTCCCCTCGACCCGGAGGAAGCGGGACAGAGGCGCAGGCAAGAGGAGAC GGCGGCCACGGGGCCGCGGGGTCAAGGTGCCCCGACTGGCACTGGAGGGGACTGGTGTGATCCGCATCAGCGATGACAGCAGCACCGAGTCGGAGGCCGGCCTGGACAGCGACTTCAACTCCTCCCCAGAGTCCCTGGTAGACGACGACGTGGTCATCGTGGACACCACTGGGCTCCCCACAGATGACCGAG GCCCCATgtgtccccagcagagggacCTGCATGGTCCTGGTGTCCTGGAACGGGTAGAGCGCTTGAAGCAGGGCCTCCTCGCCAAGGTGCGAGCACTGGGCCGGGAGCTGCCGGTCAACACCCTGGACGAGCTCATCGACCAGCTTGGGGGTCCTGAGCGAGTGGCAGAG ATGACCGGCAGGAAAGGCCGTGTTGTGTCCAGGCCTGATGGGACGGTGGCCTTCGAGTCGCGGGCAGAGCAGGGCCTGTCCATCGACCATGTGAACCTCAGGGAGAAGCAGCGCTTCATGAGTGGTGAGAAG CTTGTGGCCATCATCTCGGAGGCCTCGAGCTCCGGTGTCTCCCTCCAAGCCGACCGCAGGGTCAAGAACCAACGGCGGCGTGTGCACATGACCCTGGAGCTGCCCTGGAGCGCTGACCGTGCCATCCAGCAGTTTG GCCGCACCCACCGGTCCAACCAGGTCTCTGCGCCCGAGTACGTCTTCCTCATCTCTGAGCTGGCTGGGGAGCGCAGGTTCGCCTCCATCGTGGCCAAGCGGCTGGAGAGCCTG GGCGCCCTGACTCACGGAGACCGCCGTGCCACTGAGTCCCGTGACCTGAGCAAGTACAACTTTGAAAACAAG TACGGTGCCCGGGCCCTCAGCCGCGTCCTCAGCACCATCCTGAGCCAGACCGACAGCAAGGTGCCCCTGCCCCGCGGCTACCCTGGAGGGGATGCGGCCTTCTTCCGGG ACATGAAGCAAGGCCTGCTGTCAGTCGGCATTGGAGGGCGGGAGTCTCGGTCCGGCTGCCTGGATGTGGAGAAGG ACTGCTCCATCACCAAGTTCCTCAACCGCATCCTGGGGCTGGAGGTCCACAAGCAGAACGCACTCTTCCAGTACTTCTCAGACACCTTCGACCACCTCATCGAGATGGACAAGAAGGAGGGCAGATACGACATGGGCATCCTGG ACCTGGCTCCCGGCATTGATGAGATCTACGAGGAAAGTCAGCAGGTGTTCCTGGCCCCTGGGCACCCACAGGACGGGCAGGTGGTCTTCTATAAG ATCAGTGTGGACCGTGGCCTGAAGTGGGAGGAGGCGTTCGCCAAGTCGCTGGAGCTGACAGGCCCCTACGATGGCTTCTACCTCTCCTACAAG GTGCGAGGCAACAAGCCCAGCTGCCTCCTGGCCGAGCAGAACCGTGGCAAGCAGTTCACTGTGTACAAGCCCAACATCGGCCGGCAGAGCCAGCTGGAGACCTGGGACAGCCTGTGCCGCAAGTTCCGCCAG GTCACTGCAGAGGAGGCCCGGGAGCACTGGGAGAGCGGCTACGCCTTCTCGCTGACGCACTGCAGCCACACTGCGTG GAACCAGCACTGCCGGCTAGTGCAGGAGGGCAAGGACTGTGCGCAGGGCCTGCGACTGCGGCACCACTACATGCTGTGCGGGGCGCTGCTGCGCGTGTGGGGCCGCATCGCCGCCGTCATGGCCGACGTTAGCAGCAGCAGCTACTTGCAGATTGTGCGTCTGAAGACCAAGGACAAGAAGAAGCAAGTGG GCATCAAGATACCCGAGAGCTGCGTGCGCCGCGTGCTGCAAGAGCTGCGGCAGATGGACGCGGACGTCAAGCGCAGGAGCGCGTGCCCCGCCGgcctccctgcccccaggccGCCCACCCCGCGCGCGCTGGCCCTGCCCTACGGCCCCGGCGAGGTGCTCGACCTCACCTACAGCCCGCCGGCCGAGGCCTTCCCACCACCTCCACATTTTGCCTTCCCGGCGCCACGCCCAGACCCCAGTGCCCTGCTGCTGGGCACTCGGCACTCCATGGCTGACCCCGCCGCCCTGGCACATCAGGGCTGTGACATCAACTTCAAGGAGGTGCTGGAGGACATGCTGCGCTCCTTGCATGCTGGGCCTCCCGAGCCCCCGGGTCCGCTCGTGGGTGCGGGTGCCGCAGGCGCAGAGCGGCAGAGCGTCATCCAGTTCAGCCCGCCGTTTCCCAACTCCTAG
- the LOC124968623 gene encoding uncharacterized protein LOC124968623 produces the protein MPPPGRELCPVSCRPSSGWARPPLPSPEAGCMMAARSPTSKPEAGHTRGRGWEHLLWTTPHLAPTPSGAGPASIPTLGPPQFQSGGQGKRHGLVSSTWTQANMPRDGTIPKIWDKQRVPWVRAGWTCRRQVAPQEQPVPETGSLWLAEFLGTQPGARGAVDMSLSTLITVLGLWGFSRLPAPQPQLLRAGSTEVLQTLPTSLPALGSPPGTFLPVLGGSVPRVLDLPSAPPPAQRVQLGLEEERGVQSPWPSAWPRLWSSGLAPHCGRQPCGPEQAAASCFTGTTRDPGAACPAVLRRPLGRTWPELHHRDE, from the exons ATGCCTCCACCGGGCCGAGAGCTCTGCCCTGTGTCCTGCAGACCCTCGTCGGGCTGGGCACGAccacccctccccagccctgaagcaGGCTGCATGATGGCAGCtcgcagccccaccagcaagcCTGAGGCAGGCCACACTCGGGGACGTGGCTGGGAGCACCTCCTCTGGACCACACCCCACCTAGCACCGACCCCTAGTGGGGCGGGTCCTGCCTCCATCCCCACCCTAGGCCCACCACAGTTCCAGAGTGGGGGCCAGGGCAAGCGTCATGGCCTCGTCTCCTCCACCTGGACTCAGGCCAACATGCCCAGGGATGGGACCATCCCAAAGATCTGGGACAAGCAGAGGGTTCCCTGGGTCAGGGCAGGCTGGACCTGCCGCCGCCAGGTGGCCCCGCAGGAGCAGCCAGTTCCCGAGACGGGGTCTTTGTGGCTTGCTGAGTTTCTGGGTACCCAGCCAGGTGCCCGTGGAGCAGTGGACATGTCCCTCTCCACGCTCATCACTGTCCTTGGGCTCTGGGGCTTCTCACGCCTTCCAGCGCCCCAACCCCAGCTCCTAAGGGCAGGCAGCACTGAGGTCCTGCAAACGCTACCTACCTCCTTGCCAGCTCTGGGTTCTCCTCCAGGGACTTTCCTGCCAGTGTTGGGGGGATCTGTGCCAAGGGTCTTGGATCTCCCCTCAGCCCCACCTCCTGCCCAGAGGGTTCAgctgggcctggaggaggagcggggTGTGCAGAGCCCCTGGCCATCAGCTTGGCCAAGGCTGTGGTCATCAGGACTTGCTCCTCACTGTGGGAGGCAGCCTTGTGGCCCAGAGCAAGCAGCTGCCTCCTGCTTCACAGGCACGACCAGGGACCCTGGGGCAG CTTGTCCAGCTGTCCTCAGGAGGCCACTGGGTAGAACCTGGCCTGAGCTCCACCACAGAGATGAGTAG